The proteins below are encoded in one region of Triticum aestivum cultivar Chinese Spring chromosome 1B, IWGSC CS RefSeq v2.1, whole genome shotgun sequence:
- the LOC123097635 gene encoding reticulon-like protein B9, with amino-acid sequence MATTPRATVPHVRSDSESDDEGRRAPNVSVFRRQRPVHRFLGGRKVADVLLWRDRNLSAGMLAGATAVWFLFDVAEYNFVTLLCHAALLGMLLLFLWSVTAPLFDRAPPRVPEVIVSEHAFREAAMAVHRKLERSVAVLYDIACGKDLKKFLSVIGSLWVVAVIGDNCSFTTLVYVGFLCALTLPALYERYGTEVDHLVAKGGEDLKKFYRKVDANVLDKIPRGPVKSKRAHFH; translated from the exons ATGGCGACGACTCCGAGAGCCACGGTTCCTCACGTCCGGAGCGACTCCGAGTCCGACGACGAAGGCCGCCGGGCGCCCAACGTCAGCGTCTTCCGCCGGCAGCGGCCGGTGCACAGGTTCCTCGGCGGCCGGAAAG TGGCGGACGTGCTGCTGTGGCGGGACCGGAACCTGTCGGCGGGCATgctggcgggggcgacggcggtgtgGTTCCTGTTCGACGTGGCCGAGTACAACTTCGTGACGCTGCTCTGCCACGCCGCGCTGCTCGGCATGCTCCTGCTCTTCCTCTGGTCCGTCACCGCGCCGCTCTTCGACAGGGCGCCGCCGCGCGTCCCGGAGGTGATCGTGTCGGAGCACGCCTTCAGGGAGGCGGCCATGGCGGTGCACCGCAAGCTGGAGCGCTCCGTGGCCGTGCTCTACGACATCGCCTGCGGCAAGGACCTCAAGAAGTTCCTCTCG GTGATTGGATCTCTGTGGGTGGTGGCGGTGATCGGGGACAACTGCAGCTTCACGACTCTGGTCTACGTTG GATTCTTGTGCGCTCTGACGTTGCCGGCGCTGTACGAGAGGTACGGGACGGAGGTGGATCACCTGGTGGCCAAGGGCGGCGAGGACCTCAAGAAGTTCTACCGGAAGGTGGACGCCAACGTGCTGGACAAGATCCCCAGAGGCCCCGTCAAGAGCAAGAGGGCGCACTTCCACTAG